A region of the Tissierellales bacterium genome:
CATGAGTCAATCACTGAATTTCGGTAAAAGCGTATCCGATAATGGATGGGGAATGTTTACTACAATGCTTAAATACAAAACAGAACTAGCAGGAAAACAACTTGTAAAGATAGATAAATTCTATCCATCAAGTAAAACCTGCTGCATTTGTGGTATGGTAAAACAAAACCTAAAATTATCAGATAGAATATACACTTGCGAATGTGGCAATTCAATGGATAGAGACTTAAATGCAAGTATAAATATAAAAAATCAGGGCAAACTATTATTACAATATTAGCTACAAACAGGGTAAGGCTTACCCGAAGAGCTTGGTAATTATAGCGACCATGAGCTTGCTATATCCCAAGAAGCCCTCTCAAAACCTTTTTATAGGTTTAGTGGGGGAGCATGTCACGAATTTTGACATTCTTTTTTTACATTTTAGATTCAAATTTGGTATAAAATAACTACAGAAGTAAAATAAGGTGGTGGTTTTAATCAGAGCTAGATATAGAATAAAAATCAGAGGAATAGTATTGCTCATAGTAATTTTCATGTTAATTATAGTGGGTATTAGAAGTTGTGTAAGTCGCGTGAAAAGCGGGGATGAAAGAGAGATTGAAAATGGTGTAGTGGTGAACGATTCTCTATATAAAATCTACATAGATCCAGGGCATGGAGGCAGTGATCCGGGAGCAGAAGGGGATAGAACGGAAGAAAAAGATCTTACACTTAAAGTGGGATTGGCATTAAATGACGTGCTTTTAGAATCTAATTTTCAGACGTATATGAGCCGTGTAGATGATAGTACTATAAATGTAAGAAAACGTCCAGGCATGGCAAATGAAACTGATGCGGATGTGTTTGTCAGCATTCATTTCAATGCGGCTGATCCAAAAAAGATAAATAATTACAGAAGCGTAAGCGGTATAGAAACATTTTATTATGAGAATACTGAATCTGACAGCCCGGTATTAGCAAAATATGTGCAGGAAGCATTAGTTGAAGGACTGGGTTTTAGAGATAGGGGTTATCAACCGGCAGATCATTGTGTGACTAGAGAAACTACAATGCCAGCTATTTTGATAGAGCTTGGTTTTTTGAGTAATTATGATCAGGAAAATTTTTATTTGGAAAAAGAAAACATAGAAAAAGCAGCTAATTGTATAAAAGAAGGAATCGAAAATTATTTTGAAGAGAAAGAAGGAAATAAAGATGTCGATGTTTAGTGGAAAGAATATTGTAATAGGTGTAACTGGAGGTATAGCAGTATACAAAGCAGTTGATTTGGTTAGCAGACTCAAAAAATTAGAAGCAGAAGTCAATGTAATAATGACTGAGAGTGCTAGAGAATTTGTTATGCCGCTGACATTTCAGACAATTTCTAATAACCCTGTCGCGATAGATACATTTGCACCGCCACAGAAGTGGTCAGTTGAGCATATAAGTTTAGCACAAAAAGCAGATTTATTTATGATAGTTCCAGCAACAGCTAATATAATTGGAAAGATGGCAAATGGAATAGCTGATGATATGCTTTCTACTACAGTCATGGCAACAAAAGCTCCAGTGCTTATCGCTCCTGCTATGAACACTGGCATGTATGAAAATGTTATAGTTCAAGATAATATAAAAAAATTAAAATCATTTGGCTATGAATTCGTAGGGCCAGGAGCAGGATTTTTAGCATGTGGAGATATAGGTGCAGGTCGTCTTATAGAAGCGGAGACGATAATATCTAAGGCAGAGGGATTGCTCATTGGTAAGAGAGATTTACTAGGCAAGAAGATACTTGTTACAGCAGGGCCAACACAAGAATCAATTGATCCTGTAAGATACATTACAAATCATTCATCAGGTAAAATGGGGTACGCTATAGCTGAAGCGGCAATTCAAAGAGGTGCAAATGTTACACTGGTTACTGGTCCTACAAATCTTAGAGTTCCAGATGATGTGGAGGTCATTTATACAAAAAGTGCTCAGGAGATGTATGAAGCTGTTTCAGATAGGTTTGAGGATTGTGATATAGTTATACAGTCGGCAGCAGTTGCAGATTATAGACCTAAAAATGTATCAAATCAGAAGATAAAAAAATCTGGAAATCTTCAAATAGAGCTTGATAGAACAAAGGATATAGCTTTTGAAATTGGGAAGAGAAAGAGCAATCAATGTCTAGTTGGTTTCGCAGCGGAAACAGAAAATTTGATAGAAAATGCAAAGGGAAAAATGGAAAGAAAATCATTTGACTATATAGTGGCGAATGATTTGACTGCAAGCGGTGCTGGATTTAAATCTGATACAAATATTGCAACGATATTGTCTGCAAAGGGAATGGTAAAAACATTACCTAAGCTTACTAAGAAAGAATTAGCTCACGAAATCATAAATTCAATTATTAAATAAAGATAAAATAAAACTTGTCAATGGGTATTGAAGTAGAATTCACTAATTCCATAAAAAACCATACGCTATAAACGAAATAATTCGAAAAATGTGGTTTTGAGACTCACAAAAATGCATAAAAGATTTGTTTTAGATGGTGTAAAAAGTTATAATGTGAACAGAAGAAGCATATCGAAGTTTATAGAAGTATTGGGAGGCGCAGTGATGGAAGGAGTATCGTGTAGTAGAGAGGATAATATTTACTATGTACATTTGGAAGAACAAATGTATAGTATTGGAAGCGTGCTTACGGCGGCAAGGCGTTTTGTTGAGGATTATTTTATAAAGGTTGATTATGAGGGCTGTGACGAATATATTGTTAGGTTCAAGCCAAAGGGTGAGTGCGAAAACGCATTTGAAGTAAGAGAATTTTATAGAGAACTTAAAAATCAAGCGTTTGACAGGGGAGAGGGTTGTTTTGAAGGTTACAGTGGATAGAAGAATTTACCTTTTTGAAACAGTAAAGCAAGCAGCAGATGATTTTAGAACGATAATTGATTTGGAAATAAAGTTGAGTGGGAACGATGTAAGTATAGAGTGCGATGACGCTAGAGAATGGCTAGTTGATGAATTTTTGAACTATGTATTGATTGATTTGGCTATAGATTATAGCTAGATTGAAAGTGGAAACTGAGAAATGATAAATAGAAGTTTGAATGAAATAGTTAGTGGAAGATTATAAGTGAAAAGAGTAAAAAGCAAGTGTGGCGTCGGAGTTTGTTGGCGTGTTTACTTGCTTTTTTGATTTTGAAGCAAATAACTTGATGTGAAAGTGTTGAAGAAATTTGTACGGTAATTTAAGTAAAAGTGTGACGAGTTTGAAAAAAGTATTGAAAAAGTTTAATATTATCGCACAAATGGTGGAATTTAAACATTTAGAAGGGATGGTGAAAGAAATCCGTCATATTTGGGGTTGCATAGTGGCAAAATGAGTGTTACTATATTAACGAAGTTTGAATGTGGTCATAAAATAATTTTAAATTATTTAATAACTGAGTTCGGTTTATAATTATTGATTGTAAAATAATTTGTGATTGGTTTATGAATCTATTAGATGCCGTGTGGGACGGATTTAGATTTGGTGAATCAATATTTGAAAAGGCAGTGTGGCAAAAGTATTTGCCATAAATATAATTCCTTAAAGAAAAGAACTAGCAAAATTTGTTTTGTTAGTTCTTTTTGTGCATATTTTCATAAAGATGTAAAAAAATAGTACCTCGCATCAAGCCATGCGAGGTACCGGGCAAAAGGAAAAAAATTATATTAAGGTTTTACAAGAAGAGTATAACACAATTATTCGTACAAATCAATCACAATTAAAAAAAAGACAACGATTAAAATATAATCACATTCGAAAGAATAAAATAAGATGATTTTTAATAAAAAATATAGTATAATAAATGAGATAATAAGCAGGATTGAGAGAATTTTATAATAAAGTAGGTGGATCTATGGATAAGAAAGCAATTCAAAAAAACAGAGTCATGAGTTATTTTATTGATGCAGCAAATGAAATTATTCAAGAAGAAGGTATCGAAGCAGTTACAATTAGAAGAGTATCGGATATGGCAGGATTTAACAGTGCAACTTTATACAATTATTTTGAAAATTTAGATCATCTATTATTTTTAGCGTCGATGAAAACAGTTCAAGAATATCCAAAGAGAGTGTTAGAATATATTCAAAGAGCGGAGAATATAATAGAAAAGAATCTACTAATTTGGGAGTGCTTTTGTAAATTGAGCTTTGAAAGACCAAAAATCTATTATAGAGTATTCTTTTCAAAGCTAGCTCGTCCAACGAGTTTGTATGTTGAAGAGTACTATAGGGTTTATCCAAAGGATCACAGAGATTTGCATGGAGAGGTTCCGGATTTATTAGATGCTACTGATTTAAATAGACGAAACCACAAAATATTGAAACCAGGTATAGATGCGGGCTATTTCTTAGAGTCAGATCATGATGAAATAAACGATATGACTATGTTGATATATAAAGGAATGCTTATGAGAGTTATGGATCAAAATGAGGAATACAATTTAGAAGAGATAGTTGATACGACAGTTAGATACATTTCAAAGATTTACGATATATATAGAAAGAAATAATTAATTACACAATTCTTTCATAATATAACCATGAATCCGCGATCCATATAAGATATAATGAAGATGGAAAAGTGAGTAGAGGTGAAAAGATGAAACATATATATATTGTAGATGATGAAAAAAATATAAGAGACTTGATTAATATGTACTTAAACAAAGAAGGTTTTGAGACAAGTGTATTTGAAGATGGAACGGAAGTTTTAGAACACTTCGATGAGGATCAGCCTGACTTGGTGGTACTAGACATAATGATGCCTGGGATAGATGGATTGGATTTGTGCAAAAAAATCAGATCGCAAAGTGATGTTCCCATAATATTTGTTTCAGCAAAGGATGAGGAAATAGATAGGATATTGGGATTAGAACTAGGAGCGGATGATTATTTGGTAAAACCATTTAGTCCTAGAGAGCTAGTTGTTAGGATAAAAAACATATTCAAGCGAATAGATAAGGAAAGTTCTTCTGAGAGCGATTTAATTGAAATCAAAGACATAAAAATACATAGGACTAGAAGAACAGTCTTGACAGAAACAGGAGAAGAAATTAAATATACTAATAAAGAGTATGATTTGTTCGAGTATCTGGCAATAAATAAAAACATTCCTTGTACTCGTGAAAAATTGATAGAAGAAATTTGGGGTTACAATTATATTGGCGATACTAGAATGATAGATGACTTGATAAAACGTATTCGAAAGAAACTTAAAGATGCCAATTCGAAGTTAAGCATTTCCACCGTATGGGGGTATGGCTATAGAATGGATGATTAATTATGTTAAACATCAGAGGAATTGGAAAGAAAATACTATTTAGCTATTTGATGCTTTTGATTTTTGTGCTTGTTTTTACAAATGGTGTATTTTGGATATTATCTGAGACCTATCTTACAAATAAGACTCGAGAGAAGCTGATGGAGGAAGGATACCATGTGGCTAAAGTTTACAAAGAGACGAATTATAAGAAAGATGTGCTTGGAAATAGATTTGTAAATAGACGAAATTTTACTATTGCAGGTAAATTTATAGATTCTAATATACTTTTGCTAAATGAGAATCACGAAATCATATACACCGATATGGATGAGGCTATGATAAATTATTTCATAGGAAACGATTCAGAAGAAGAATTTGAGATAGAAGGTTACGAAACTGCTCATGTTTCAATTACAGATGAGAGTGATGAAAGTCTTCGAGGCCATGTTTTTTTGATTACAAAGAGAGAAGATATAGAGGAACTCGTGAATTTAAATCGAGAAAGCCTTACGATAAGTATAATGTTTTCTATGATATTTGCTATAATACTTGGAGTTCTGTTTGAAAAGAGTATCACAAGACCTATAAAACTTTTGCAGAAAAAGATGACAAAATTTGTTCCAGGGAAGCCACAAAAGATGGAAGCAATAAGAACTGGAGATGAAATAGAAAAATTAGATAAGTGTTTTAGCAAGATGACAAGCAAAATAGTTGAGATGGATAGGGCGAAGACAACTATTTTTCAAAATACTTCTCATGAGCTGAAGACACCACTGATGTCTATAAGAGGTTATGCTGAAGCTATAAAGGATGGTATAGCAGAAGGCGACACTGTAAATGAATGTCTCGACATAATTATCAAGGAGAGTATGAGGCTTACAACTACATTAGACGATTTAATTTATTTATCTAAAGTAGATGAGCTTTATGAATTCTACGATAAGAAGATGACTTATTTATCGGATAGTATTTATTCGTCGATAAAATCCGTCAAGTCAATAGCAGATGATGCTGGGATTGAGATTATATTTAACAGAAAAGCAGATCATTTTGGAAATTATGATGAGGATAAGATGATCAGGGCTTTTATAAATATATTGGGAAATTGCGTGAGATATGCAAATTCGTATATAGAAATTACTCTAGACAAGGGTAGAGAAGGGGTTTTCGTCAAAATAATTGATGATGGAACTGGATTTAAACTTGGAGAAGAACACAAGATTTTTGAGAGGTATTACAAAGGGAATAATGGTAATACGGGCCTTGGGTTATCGATAGTAAATTCTATCATAAGAGGACACAATGGAACGATTACTGCTCACAATAGAAGAGAAACTCAAGGTGCTATGTTTGAGATTCATTTGCCTAGGGTATAGGAAGATTAAGGAAGACGTTTGATATTATTAAATGTCTTTCTCTTGAAAAAATATTTTCAGAATATTTTGAAGGAATCGCTGGGGCGGCGTCGAATATATAAATATAGATCTAAAAAGTTTTTGATGGCTGCTTCAAATTTAAAGTTATTTGGGCACGCAGTTGCTATGAGTTTAATTTTTTGGAGGGTGATAGAGATGATAAAATTAATCGTGGGAGAAAAAGGAACAGGAAAGACTCAAAAATTAATGAAAATGGCTAATGATGATGTCAATGAGTGCAAAGGTAATGTTGTGTTCTTGCAAGCAAGCCACAAGCATGTGCTTGACTTACATCATGATGTGCGCTTGATTAATGCCATGGACTTCAATGTTGACAATATTGAATCGTTCCGTGGCTTTTTAAGTGGTGTAGTTGCGGGAAATTATGATATCGAAAAAGTTTATATAGACAAACTTTATCGAATGATGGAAATTAATGAAGATAATATTGAAAAAACATTTGAACTTCTCGATGAGCTATCTAAAAAGCATGATATAAAATTCACTGTTGGTTTAAGATACGCTGAGAAGGACCTTCCGGAAAAATATAAAGAGATGATGATTTAGCCATTTGGCTATGAGAACATAGTTATTCACTTAGATTAGTGTGAAATCGGGTTTCAAGTTTCAATTAGTATTTATTGAAATTTGAGACCCGATTTTGTTATATTATTTGATATGAAATTTTTTAAATCTTTTGCTCATTTATAAACATGAGACTAAACATTTCTTTGTCTAAAGCCTTTACGATTCGCTCGCATTTACACAAAAATACATAGTAAATATTTAGTCCACAATTCGAAAGAGTTTCGAAATTGCCCTGTCCTTTTGAAATAATGATGTCTGCAGATTCGACGAGTTTCCTATACTCGGGGCTAACTTCTTCTAAATCAGTTCCTGGTATAGCGGTTCCATTTTCTGCTATTTCTGCCCAATTATCGATACCTACTAATAACGCATCTTTTTTGAGTACATCATTTAGGATAGGTTTACCTCTAACTCCAAAATAAATTTTAAGATTAGGATATGTTTTAGACAAATATTCAACTAGAAGGCTGTCAAAAACTATTTCGCCACAGTTGTCACCTAGATAAACTAGAGTTTTGGCATTTTGAAGATCATTTTCGAAATCAGAGAACGTTTCTTCATCTATATCTTGTTTTAATACATCTTCTATTGTTGAGAAAACTAGCTCATCAGTGATATTTTTTAATGCACCAAAATCGATTATGTTTCCTGCAGCGGCGTATTTTAAATGTTCTTTTAGCGGCTCGCTAGATCGTTCTAATTTTGATTTAACCTCAGGTTTTAGAGCTAGTATAGCTTTGTTGAAATATTCTTTTTCGTCAAAGTAGGGATCATCTATGCCAAAATTTTCATTCAATAGGGCATTGATTTTAGCACTGATATAAGGTGCTGTTTTGTGAGATTTTGATGCGAGTATGAGTTCCATAACCTTTCTCATGAATTCATATTTTTCTTCTTTTGTTTTGTAATAACGATCGGCTATGCCATCGTATTTCTGAATCATGCAGCTGATACAATCCACATGACCGTGTAAATTAAGACCCATAATACTTCCTCCTCATTTTGGTGCTATACAAACGATAAACTACAAACATAGTATATCATAAAAAGCATATGCCAAAAACAAATTTGTTTAAGCATAAATATTTTTAAGATAGTAGGCGATATTAAAACTTTGGAATCAGGATGCTTATGCGATATAATAAAATGGAAAGGAGTGATATTATGATTACAGGAGATAGAAGAATAGCGATATATGAGACTTTATTGGAAGCAGATCTTCCCATGAAAGGCAGTACATTAGCTGAGATGTTCAAGGTGAGCAGGCAGGTTATAGTTCAAGATATTGCTGTTTTGAGAGCAGAAGGAAAAGAAATAATAGCAACTCCAGCAGGATATTTAGTGATGCAGATGGAAAAAAATGGACTTGAGAAAACAATAATATCTAAACACAATACATTGGAAGCATTGCAAAAAGAATTAGAAATAATAGTAGACCATGGTGCAAAGGTATTAGACGTAATTGTGGAGCATCCTATTTACGGTGAAATAAAGGGCAGATTGATGCTCACAAATCGAATAGAAGTGAATGCGTTTATAGAAAAAATAAAAAAAGAGGGGGCAACCCCACTTTCAAAATTAACAGATGGCCTCCACTTACATACGCTCTGGGTGCCAGATGAATCTACATTTAATAAAATTGTTGAGTCGCTAAAGGACTTTACAAAGTAATTTAAAGTTCTAATTTTATTTTGTCAATAGCAGACAATAAGTATCTACCAGTAATACCTATAAACAGACCAGTAGGAATAGCAATTACGAGTAATACTGGGAGGTAGTAAGCTATTTTTAAATTTTCAATTACAAGTGCAGCTACACATACTTGACCTACATTGTGCATAAGTGCTCCAAGTATACTAACGCCTATCATAGAGAAAAATTTTCTAGATAGAGCCATTGTTAGAAGCGCTAATAATCCACCAGCCAAGCTATACCAAAGCATCGCAAAGTTTCCGAAGAGAAAAGAAATCAAAAATATTCTTCCAAGCAATATGCTAAAGGCAGGTTTGAATCCAAATTTGTATAGGACAATTAGAGTAACTAGGTTAGCAAGCCCTAACTTAGCCCCTGGAATAGCTACAGGAAGAGGGATAAGCTGTTCTATAAAACTTAAGACCATAGCTTGAGCAATGAGAATAGAGAAAAATACAAGTTTTTTTGCAGACATAGATATACTTCCTTTCTAATTAATACGCACTAGCGTCTACTTCTGATTCAACAGGTTTATCACCAACAATATCTACAAAAACTTGATGAGGAAGGCAGACAAGTGATTCGCCAGCATTACTTATGGCGTGGCTATCGACGCAAACTTGATCTGGACAGTCAGCTTCTATCATGTTTACTATGCCATCTTTTATGGTAACGATATTTTTACCGAAAGCAGTTTCTATAGTAAGTGTTTTTTCTAGATCAGCAGTCAGTGGGTGAGTGTAATAGAGACTATCCTCTACATATATTCTTACAACGAGATTTTCTGTATTGGAATTGCTTATACGCCAAAAGCTGAATATTCCACCAGCTAAAATCAATATAGCAATAATTAGTATTAAATCATTTTTTTTCATTATAACCTCCTAAAATATAGGTATGTACCAATATCTTTACATTATTGTATATCCATATTGATGATACACATTGCTTTTATATAATTCAAGACTTTGACACAATTATATCATAAAAAGAAACAAAACACTTTTTGTAAATAAGAGAAGTGTTTTGTTTTTTTTGTTAATGAGAGATTAAATGATGAAAAATTGATTTTTGTTGATAATAAATAGTAAATGTGATATATTCAAACTTGACAAGTGACAAGACAGAAGAAAGAAACAGAGAAAGAACGTGGAGAGGAAGTGCTAGTATGAGAAATTATATTGTCAAAGTATTAAATGGGATGGCATTGGGACTATTTGCATCATTGATAGTTGGCCTTATAGTTAAGCAAATAGGTAGTTTGATGGGTGTAGAATGGTTAATAAATTTTGGGCAGATAGCACAATGGTCTATGGGAGCAGCAATAGGAGTTGGCGTTGCACATAGTGTGGAAGCATCTCCTCTTGGTATGTTTGCTTCAGCTGTTACAGGTATGATTGGTGCAGCTGTAATAAATATGGGTCAAAATCCTATAGTAATAGGTCCAGGTCCTGGAGAACCTGTAGGAGCACTTATAGGTGGTCTTGTTGGTGCAGAGATTTCTAAAATTCTTCAAGGGAAAACTCCATTTGATATAGTTGTAGTACCTATGGGAACTATAATTGTAGGAGGAGCAGCTGGACATTTTATAGGACCTTATGTTTCAGCTATGATGAGAGCTCTAGGCGGAGTTATAAATATGATGACAGAATTACAGCCATTACCTATGGGAATATTGGTTGCGGTATTGATGGGAATATTTTTGACACTTCCAATAAGTAGTGCAGCAATAGCTATTTCGCTCGGATTAAGTGGACTTGCTGCGGGTGCGGCAACTGTTGGATGTGCATGTCAGATGATAGGGTTTGGGATATCTAGCTATAGAGAGAACAAGGGCGCTGGGCTGATATCACAGGGGCTTGGAACATCAATGCTTCAGATAGGAAATATAGTTAAAAATCCATGGATTTGGATACCGCCAATATTGGCATCGGCAATACTTGGACCAATGGCTACTGTTGTATTTAAAATGGAAAATGTGCCAACTGGCGCTGGAATGGGAACCAGCGGCCTAGTTGGACAATTTGGAACTATTGCAGCTATGGGTTCAGCTGGCTTTATGGGAGTGCTAATACTGCATTTTATAGCCCCAGCAATACTGAGCTTGTTTTTCTCAGAGTATCTTAGAAAAAAAGGTAAAATCAAATTAGGGGATATGAAATTGGGTTAACTTAAGCTGCTTTTAACTCGACAAGATCATTTAAAAATATTCGCTTTTGATAGAATACTGCAAGAATCATGCAGAGTAAATCTGATAGTGGAAGTGAAAGCCAAATACCAGTTACACCCATGAATTTTGGTAAAACTAGTGCAAGGGGAATAAAGAATACAATTTGTCTAGAAATAGCTATGACTCCAGCTTCTTTGCCCTTGCCTAGACCGATAAAGAAATTGAGCACAGTTGCAAAGTATACATACAAGAAGAATATACTAGTGAATAATCTAAATAAGTTGACATTGTCAGCTACTAATTTTGGATCTGGAATAAACCAGCTAAGTATATTTTCTGGGAAGACCATAAATAAAATCCAAACAGAAACTGAAATTAGAGAACCAATGAGAGTAAACTGCTTAAATGCATTTTTTACCCTATCGTATCTACCTGCTCCATAATTTACACCTACCACAGATTGAAGCCCTTGACCTATACCCCAAACAGCCAAATAGGCGAACATAAAGACTCTGTACGAACCGCCCATTAGTGATACGTGGTCGTTTCCACCATAGGCCTGAAGTGAATTAAATAATATGATTTGCTGAACCATAGCCATAACGCACATAAGCATCTGTGAAAAACCAACTTTGAAAATTTCTGGAAGTACATCTCTTTCTACTCGAAGTTTGATTTTGTTTAGAGAAATGATGCTTCTACCCATTCCAAAATAAACAAATTGAGTAATCATAAGCAGATATTGAGATATTATAGTTGCAATAGCTGCACCTTCTATTCCGTAGCCAAGTGTTTTTATAAATATAGGGTCTAATATGATATTTAGTATGCTAAATGTACCCATTATAATCATGGCATCTCTCATTTTTCCTTCTGCTCTAAGTAGAAAATTCATAGCAGGACCTAGTGCTGCAGGGATGAAACCAATGAGTAGTATTTTGAGATATCTTACACCTAATTCATGTGTTAATCCTTTGCCACCGACAAAGCGAACGATAGAGTCTGTATTAAAAGCTACAAATATTGTGAATAGACCAGAAATCAATACGAGTAGAACTATCATATTCCCAAGCAATTTATCTATTTTGGCTTGATCTTTTTTTCCCATAGCAATGGAAAGTACGGACATAGAGCCACTGCCTATTAGAGTCAATAGTGCTTGATTAAAAAGTACTACAGCATACATTAGAGCCACTGCCCCAACGGCTTCTTTTCCAACGAGTTGACCTACAAATATTGCATCAACAAAATTATATAGTCCTATTACAACCATACCAATCATGCCTGGTATTGATAATTTGAAAAATAAACTTTTCAAATCACTAGTCAAAAGTTTTTCTCTTTCTTGCATATAAAAATCTCCTTTCAAAGTTATATTGGTGTACAGAGTGAACGAAGCGCGCAAATGTTTGTTATTGATTATCATTATCAAAGGGTGGTTAAAAAATTTACCGTGCAAAACACGGTAATTTAAACTAAAAATTTTAAATTAAAGTTTTTTTGGTTCGATATATTTGTGAAATTACGATTTAGAATACTTCCTGCTGATTTCTGAGTTCATCTGAAAAATAACCCATATATCCGTAAAATAGAAAATAAACACACTCGACCACTCTTTCCTTTACAATTTCTTTGGAAAGTCCATTTTGTAGTCCTCCGATTATTAAATCCATATACATTCTAGCTGAAGTTCTAACTATAAAATCCGGAACAGGTTTTTTCAAGAAGCCATTTTGAGTATTGGTCATTTGATCGTTTACTTGTTGGCTCATAGTGCTTTGTAGGTCTATGATTTTTTGATCATAATTTTCGAAAATAGAGCCCTCAGATTTGGAGAACAATATCATAAACTCGTCTTGATAATTGTAAATAACATCCACAAATTCATGAAAACGAGCGACTTCAGCTGAAAATAGCCAAGAATTTTTATCTGCCCAAGTTTTCTCTTCAAAAGCGACATCCAATAAATTTGTATAAGAATCTATAGCATTTTGAACTGTAGCTTTGAATAAATCATCCTTATTTTGAAAATAATTATATATATTAGCAGTGGATACGGATGAATTTTTTGCAACCTGCCTCATAGATGTGTTTCGAAATCCAAATTCCATAAATAACGATTTTCCAGAATCTATAATTTGCTGTCTTATAGTATCTTTTTTTATCTGCACGCAACTACCTCCTATTAACAAACGATGTTCGTTTTTGATTATATAATGATAATCATTATTAGTCAATGGGGTTTTTAAAATAAATTTAAGATAATTTATGATTTGAATATGATAGACTAGAGTTAGGGGGTGAAATGATTATGAAGAAAAAAATTAATATGTGGATTTTTGCTATGATGCTGGTTTTAGTAGCGAGCATAGGTTTTCGCGCATATTTGAGCATAAGTGAGCCAATGACGTTAAAGGGTGAGCATTTTATTTACT
Encoded here:
- a CDS encoding transposase, with protein sequence MSQSLNFGKSVSDNGWGMFTTMLKYKTELAGKQLVKIDKFYPSSKTCCICGMVKQNLKLSDRIYTCECGNSMDRDLNASINIKNQGKLLLQY
- a CDS encoding N-acetylmuramoyl-L-alanine amidase, which codes for MVVLIRARYRIKIRGIVLLIVIFMLIIVGIRSCVSRVKSGDEREIENGVVVNDSLYKIYIDPGHGGSDPGAEGDRTEEKDLTLKVGLALNDVLLESNFQTYMSRVDDSTINVRKRPGMANETDADVFVSIHFNAADPKKINNYRSVSGIETFYYENTESDSPVLAKYVQEALVEGLGFRDRGYQPADHCVTRETTMPAILIELGFLSNYDQENFYLEKENIEKAANCIKEGIENYFEEKEGNKDVDV
- the coaBC gene encoding bifunctional phosphopantothenoylcysteine decarboxylase/phosphopantothenate--cysteine ligase CoaBC, coding for MSMFSGKNIVIGVTGGIAVYKAVDLVSRLKKLEAEVNVIMTESAREFVMPLTFQTISNNPVAIDTFAPPQKWSVEHISLAQKADLFMIVPATANIIGKMANGIADDMLSTTVMATKAPVLIAPAMNTGMYENVIVQDNIKKLKSFGYEFVGPGAGFLACGDIGAGRLIEAETIISKAEGLLIGKRDLLGKKILVTAGPTQESIDPVRYITNHSSGKMGYAIAEAAIQRGANVTLVTGPTNLRVPDDVEVIYTKSAQEMYEAVSDRFEDCDIVIQSAAVADYRPKNVSNQKIKKSGNLQIELDRTKDIAFEIGKRKSNQCLVGFAAETENLIENAKGKMERKSFDYIVANDLTASGAGFKSDTNIATILSAKGMVKTLPKLTKKELAHEIINSIIK
- a CDS encoding TetR/AcrR family transcriptional regulator; this encodes MDKKAIQKNRVMSYFIDAANEIIQEEGIEAVTIRRVSDMAGFNSATLYNYFENLDHLLFLASMKTVQEYPKRVLEYIQRAENIIEKNLLIWECFCKLSFERPKIYYRVFFSKLARPTSLYVEEYYRVYPKDHRDLHGEVPDLLDATDLNRRNHKILKPGIDAGYFLESDHDEINDMTMLIYKGMLMRVMDQNEEYNLEEIVDTTVRYISKIYDIYRKK
- a CDS encoding response regulator transcription factor gives rise to the protein MKHIYIVDDEKNIRDLINMYLNKEGFETSVFEDGTEVLEHFDEDQPDLVVLDIMMPGIDGLDLCKKIRSQSDVPIIFVSAKDEEIDRILGLELGADDYLVKPFSPRELVVRIKNIFKRIDKESSSESDLIEIKDIKIHRTRRTVLTETGEEIKYTNKEYDLFEYLAINKNIPCTREKLIEEIWGYNYIGDTRMIDDLIKRIRKKLKDANSKLSISTVWGYGYRMDD
- a CDS encoding HAMP domain-containing histidine kinase; this encodes MLNIRGIGKKILFSYLMLLIFVLVFTNGVFWILSETYLTNKTREKLMEEGYHVAKVYKETNYKKDVLGNRFVNRRNFTIAGKFIDSNILLLNENHEIIYTDMDEAMINYFIGNDSEEEFEIEGYETAHVSITDESDESLRGHVFLITKREDIEELVNLNRESLTISIMFSMIFAIILGVLFEKSITRPIKLLQKKMTKFVPGKPQKMEAIRTGDEIEKLDKCFSKMTSKIVEMDRAKTTIFQNTSHELKTPLMSIRGYAEAIKDGIAEGDTVNECLDIIIKESMRLTTTLDDLIYLSKVDELYEFYDKKMTYLSDSIYSSIKSVKSIADDAGIEIIFNRKADHFGNYDEDKMIRAFINILGNCVRYANSYIEITLDKGREGVFVKIIDDGTGFKLGEEHKIFERYYKGNNGNTGLGLSIVNSIIRGHNGTITAHNRRETQGAMFEIHLPRV
- a CDS encoding ARMT1-like domain-containing protein, whose protein sequence is MGLNLHGHVDCISCMIQKYDGIADRYYKTKEEKYEFMRKVMELILASKSHKTAPYISAKINALLNENFGIDDPYFDEKEYFNKAILALKPEVKSKLERSSEPLKEHLKYAAAGNIIDFGALKNITDELVFSTIEDVLKQDIDEETFSDFENDLQNAKTLVYLGDNCGEIVFDSLLVEYLSKTYPNLKIYFGVRGKPILNDVLKKDALLVGIDNWAEIAENGTAIPGTDLEEVSPEYRKLVESADIIISKGQGNFETLSNCGLNIYYVFLCKCERIVKALDKEMFSLMFINEQKI